The DNA sequence TGCGGCGCATCGAGGGGATCTACGCGGTCGCCGTGCATGCGGCGGACACCGACGCCGCTCGGCCGTGGCTGGCGACCGACTTCGTCCCCGGCACTACCCTGCGCCGGCACGTCGAGACCGTGGGGCCGCTGGAACCGGACATGCTGTTCGCGTTCGCGGCCGGTACCGCGGAGGCGCTCACCGCCATTCACGCCGCCGGTGTGGTGCACTGCGATGTGAAACCCGGAAACGTCATGCTGACACCGACCGGGCCGCGGATTCTGGACTTCGGCATCGCACGTCCGGTGAGCCGGAGCGCAGCGGAGCACTCCGGCGGCCGGGTGTTCGGGTCCCCGGGTTGGGTGAGTCCGGAACGCTACCGGGGCGCCGAGGCCGCACCGCCCGCCGACGTGTTCGCGTGGGCCTGCATGGTCGCCTACGCGGCGACCGGCCGCCCGCCCTACGGCAGGGGCGACGCCGTCGAGCTTCGCCACCGCGTTCTGGAGACCGCGCCGGATGTGCAGGGCGTGCCCGGCGAACTGCGGCCGATGATCGAATCGGCGCTCGCGGCGGACCCGGACTCGCGGCCCACCGCCGAGAGCGCCTACCGCGGGCTGATCGACTTCTCCACCGCCGAGGACACCTCGCGTATCCAGACGCGCGACCTCGGCGACCGGCTCCGCGGGCTCGTGGCGGGCAGTTGGCGCGGCATCGACGTGAGCTGGCACAACCCGGCCCTGTGGATCGCCGCGGCACCGGTCGTGGGGGCAGCGGGCGCGATGACCGCGGCGATGGGGGCCGGCGGCGCGGGCGGAGCGGCGGCCGGCGCCGGCACGGGCGGAGCGGCCGCGGCCGGCGGAGCCGGTGCCGCCGGGGCGGGCGTCGGCGGAGCCGCAACCGCCGCCGGTGTGACCGGCGGGGTCAAGGTCGCCGTCCTGTCCGCGTCGGCGGTGCTCGTCGCCGGCGCGATCGGCACCGGCGCGTACCTCGCCGCGGGTTCCCTCGCCGACTCCGCCGCCACCTCCGAACCCTCACCGAGCGCGTCCCCGTCGCCATCGCCGACGCTGGGCACGCCCGATGAGATCGTCGCCGGGATCGTCGACGGCCTGGAGGCGGCCGACAGCTATCGCGCCGTCCAAGAGAGGACCCCGAACGACGGTCTCCCCAGCTACGACGAGTATGTCCGCGCGACCGTAGGCGGGGAGCCGTTCTTCCATTCGGTGGCCGTTACCGGAAGCCTGGACTCGCCCGAGTACGCGACGGACCGCATCTACCGCCCCGATCAGGAGCGGCTGATCGAGCGGGCATGGAACGGCAGCGACGCCGACGCCTCCTACACCGCGGCATCCGGGCCGATGGACGAGAGCATCCGGCTCATGCACACGCGCGAGGCGGTGCTTCACCCGTTCCAGAACCTCGCCGATTCCATGGAGGTGTCGGAGCGCACGGCGACCGACCTGGAGGGTACGCCGGCGGTGCGGATCACCGGGGCGTTCGACCTCGTCTATCCGGGCCGGTCGGTTCCCGTCGCGTCGGGTGTCGACTTCGGGTTGTGGACGGCGATGGACGGTCTGCCGCTGCGTCTGGAGTATGAGTTCGTCTCCGAGGACAACCCGCTGGCGGGCGCGTCGCACACCTGGACCTACAGCGGGTTCGGCGGACTGGACCGGCGCCTGTGCGGCACGGTGGAGAACGTCCCGCGCGTCGGCCGCGCCCTGCTGGTGCCCACTGCCGGTTCGATCGCCTGCGACGATGCGCGCGCAGCGGTGGAGGCGTACCTGGCGATGCCCGACGAGGAGAAGGAGGGCAGCGGTCTTCTCGCCGAGGTGGACGGCTGGAACTGCGGCCTGAGCACCGCTTCGGAGGTCCTGGAGCGCACGGTCGAGGACGCGGGCGTCTGCTACGACGGCGAGCTGGGAGCCGAGGAGCGCGTCGACCTGATTCGGCTGGACTGAGGCGACGGCGGCCGGTCACCTGCCTGATGGCGGTCAGGTCCCATCCCGGCTCCCGGAAGGACGGGGTCCTCCCAGAACACCGAGCTTTGGGCGGTTTCCGCAGGGTCGCCGCCTGTCCGGCCGCTCTGACGTGTCGCCTCGGGCCCCGCGCACGCGCGGGCACCCCTGGGAACTCCTCGCGGGTCCCGCGGCGTCGGCCCATCGCGGCGCTACCGCAACGCCCCCCGTATGGGTCCGGCGGCGGGTAGCGTCACCCGGGGATCGTCCGGCCGTCCAGGCCGCGGCAGCCCCGGGTGACGCTTTCGGCGGGGTCCGGTGGAGAAGAGTGCCGGTCGAGCCTCCTCCCGGACTCCCCCGAGCCCCGGTGCCGATCCGCACTCTTGTTCCTAGCAGAATGCGGTTTTATGTCGGCGATGATCGGAATGCCGGAAAAGCAGTGCCGCATGCCGGCTCGTGAGCAGAAGGAAGCAGAGCATGAGCGCGCAGTACGGGGCCGGTAACGCGCCCCATCCCCCGGAACTGCGGCCGCTGGAGGCGGGCGACCCGCAGCGGGTCGGGGACTTCACCCTTCTCGGCCGGCTGGCCGAGGATTCCGCCGGCGTCGTGTACGGCGCGCACGCTCCCCGCGGCGGCCATGCCGCCGTCCGCGTGGCCGCCGCGAGCCTGGCCGCCGATCCCGGTTTCCGCTCCGCGTTCGCGCGGCGCGCGTCCGCCATGCGCGGCGTTTCGGGCGTCTGCGTCCTTCCCCTGCTCGCCGCCGACCCCGACGCCGGCCCGCCCTGGCTCGCCACGGCGTATCCGGCCGGGCCGACGCTGCGCCGGCGGGTGGAGAGCGCGGGACCGCTGACCCGCGATGCCCTGTTCGCGCTGGCCACCGGCACCGCCGAAGCTCTCGCCGCCGCCCACGCCGCCGGGCTCGCCTACGGCCGCATCACCCCCGACGACGTCGTCCTCGCCGCGGACGGGCCCCGGATCCTCGGGCTCGACGCCGCAGGCGGCGCAGGCGGGTCGCTCTTCCCGCCGGAGGCGCAGGGCTCGGCCGGTGCCGAGTGGGCGAGCCCGGAGAGCGCCGCCGGCGCCGAGCCCGCACCCGGCGCCGACGTCTTCTCGTGGGGATGCCTCGTCGCCTACGCGGCGAGGCGGCGCCATCCCTTCGCCGCGGGCGGGGACACCTCCGACATGCTGCGCCGCATCCGCGACGGCCGCCCCGACCTCGCCGGAATGCCGGACGAACTGAGCCCGCTGATCGAGATGGCCGTCGCCGCCGACGCCGGGGCCCGGCCGAGTGCCGAGAGCGCCTACCGGGGACTCGTCGCGTTCGCCTCCACCGACGACACCGCGCACATCGCGACGCCGGACCTCGGCGACCGGCTGCGCGGGGTTCTCGCGTCGCACTGGCAGGGCGTCGGCGCCGCGTCTTCGGACGAAGCCGCGTGGGCGGCGGCAACCGCGTCGGCCGGGACCGCATCCGCCACAGGGAGCGGTACGCACGCTGCGCAATCCGGTCCCGCTGCGGGGAGCGCCGCGCCCGCCGCCGCGCCCGCGCCGGATGAGCCGAGCGGTCGGCGGGCGGGCGCGTTGGCGACCGCGGTGGTGACCGCCTGCAGCATGGCCGGAGCCATCGCGATCGGCGTCGGCGGCTATCTGACCGCCGGCTCGTTCGCCGGTGAGGCCGGCGCCGCGCCGAGCGCGTCGCAGTCGGCATCCTCCTCCCCGGCGTTCGGTACGGCGGAGGAGGCCGTCGCCGGCGTGGTGGAGACCTTGCGGACCGCAGCCGGCTACCGGGCCGTCGACGAGGTGGACGGCGGCGACGCCGCCGCGGCGGGCGAGCGGCGGGAGTACG is a window from the Streptomonospora litoralis genome containing:
- a CDS encoding serine/threonine-protein kinase; this translates as MSAQYGAGNAPHPPELRPLEAGDPQRVGDFTLLGRLAEDSAGVVYGAHAPRGGHAAVRVAAASLAADPGFRSAFARRASAMRGVSGVCVLPLLAADPDAGPPWLATAYPAGPTLRRRVESAGPLTRDALFALATGTAEALAAAHAAGLAYGRITPDDVVLAADGPRILGLDAAGGAGGSLFPPEAQGSAGAEWASPESAAGAEPAPGADVFSWGCLVAYAARRRHPFAAGGDTSDMLRRIRDGRPDLAGMPDELSPLIEMAVAADAGARPSAESAYRGLVAFASTDDTAHIATPDLGDRLRGVLASHWQGVGAASSDEAAWAAATASAGTASATGSGTHAAQSGPAAGSAAPAAAPAPDEPSGRRAGALATAVVTACSMAGAIAIGVGGYLTAGSFAGEAGAAPSASQSASSSPAFGTAEEAVAGVVETLRTAAGYRAVDEVDGGDAAAAGERREYVLATLAGQEHFQSVTERGSPEEPEAGSVARIYSPESDRLISREYGGGVEGRYYASATGPDDGAAWRLSRKAVLAPFQGLRESMDVAERIEGELNGTPGLHVSGTFDGAVRTESGQQEFTDAPFDLWVGVDGRPLRLAYTAGGQEHSWDYSGFDGLDSRICGVVEGVPDLERAYLVPTRAGTACGDVRPVVEEYLAIPPEEQQAAGYVAEVGEWTCRMDPVPDGSAATQGASADVGACYRGPIGAAERVDLVELQ
- a CDS encoding serine/threonine-protein kinase yields the protein MSAQSGSTAPLPPELRPLVADDPRRIGPYTVVGRLGVGGMGTVYGALGDGGACIAVKVVHERYAEDSAFREAFAREVELMRRIEGIYAVAVHAADTDAARPWLATDFVPGTTLRRHVETVGPLEPDMLFAFAAGTAEALTAIHAAGVVHCDVKPGNVMLTPTGPRILDFGIARPVSRSAAEHSGGRVFGSPGWVSPERYRGAEAAPPADVFAWACMVAYAATGRPPYGRGDAVELRHRVLETAPDVQGVPGELRPMIESALAADPDSRPTAESAYRGLIDFSTAEDTSRIQTRDLGDRLRGLVAGSWRGIDVSWHNPALWIAAAPVVGAAGAMTAAMGAGGAGGAAAGAGTGGAAAAGGAGAAGAGVGGAATAAGVTGGVKVAVLSASAVLVAGAIGTGAYLAAGSLADSAATSEPSPSASPSPSPTLGTPDEIVAGIVDGLEAADSYRAVQERTPNDGLPSYDEYVRATVGGEPFFHSVAVTGSLDSPEYATDRIYRPDQERLIERAWNGSDADASYTAASGPMDESIRLMHTREAVLHPFQNLADSMEVSERTATDLEGTPAVRITGAFDLVYPGRSVPVASGVDFGLWTAMDGLPLRLEYEFVSEDNPLAGASHTWTYSGFGGLDRRLCGTVENVPRVGRALLVPTAGSIACDDARAAVEAYLAMPDEEKEGSGLLAEVDGWNCGLSTASEVLERTVEDAGVCYDGELGAEERVDLIRLD